The nucleotide sequence CGCCTTGAAACCTGCCCTCGACCTGTATTAGAGCCACTCAAGCCGGGTGAAAATAGCCATCCTACCTCAGTGATGATCGACCTTTCAATTTGTATCCCTACCCTCAACGCTTCTGCATACCTGCGGTCCTGTCTGGTTTCGATCCGCGCGCAGCCTGGGTTATCCTGGTTGGAAACCAGCTCAGACGAAAGCAGCCAACACTCTGTAGATACGCCGGATGCGAATAAAAGACTCACTGCTGAAGTCATCGTCGTCGACAATGCCTCCACAGATGACACGCTGGATATGCTGGCAGTTGAATTTCCAGCTGCCAGGCTCGTCAAGAATTCCCGCAACCTGGGTTTCACCCGTCCGGTCAACCAGGCGCTACAGGTCAGCCAGGGCAGGTATATGCTCCTGCTCAACCCCGACACGATTGTCCTCCCCGGAGCCATAAACGCCTTGGTTGACTACATGGAAACACACCCCGAGGTGGGTATCTGCGGTCCAAAGGTGCTTAATCGAGACGGCACCTTGCAAAAAGCTTGTAAACGCGGGGTATCTCGCCCATGGGCTGCATTCAGCTATTTTTCAGGGTTGTCTGCTCTCTTTCCGCGCAGTAAGTTTTTTGGCGGGTATTTGCTAAACTACCTTGACGAAGACGAGATCCACGAAGTGGATGGCATCTCTGGGTCCTGTATGTTGATCAGGCGATCAGTGTTGGATCAGGTCGGCTTCTTGGATGAGGTTTTTTTTGCCTACCAGGAGGATGCGGATTATTGTTTCCAGGTGAAGAAAGCTGGCTGGAAGGTGGTCTACCTGCCAGTGGCTCAGATCATTCACTTTGGCGGTCAGGGTGGTTCGCGCGCCCAACCTTACAAATCAATATTTGAGTGGCACCGCTCCTATTATCTATATTACAGAAAGAATCTTGCCAGCGATTATTTCTTCCTGTTCAACTGGTTTTATTATGGACTCATGGGTGTAAAACTGCTTATCTCACTTGTTGCCAACGCCCTGAGGTCCAATAAGTATGCTGGCCCGCGCCGTTCATGAAGATTAACTGATAAAAATGCTCAAGAACCTGACTACCAATCAGCTCTTGCTCCTTGCTCTGGCTGCAGTAGTGTTGCTCCTGGCTGCCTTCTCATTTTTTCTCCTGCAGAATCCTCTTGCACCGCTACCATTCTCCGCCTTGATCAGCACATCTTCGCCCACCCAAACCATCTCCTCGGGCCTGAATCTGACCCCAACCCCCATTCCGCCCACCCGTCAGACCTCCTACACACCCCTCGCTGCCTTTGTTACCCCTGGCGCTGCCTACACTCAGCTACCTGCCCCAACTGAAGCTCCGGTCACTTTTGTGCCCTCTTCATTTCCACTGCCGGAAGGCACACAACCCTACCCGCCAGCACTTGTTTCGCCAACTTTTCGTCCGATTGTCTCCACCACGGTTAACCCCACCACGAGCCGCACTCCCTCCACCCCTACATTGGCAACTGGAACACCTGCTACAGCCACATCCACCTTCGCACCCGGTGAGGTGGGCGTCACCGGACGAGTAATTCAAAATGCCACACCACTACCGAGTGTGATCCTTGTCTTTACCGATGATGCCGCTCCCCGCCAAACCACCACTGGTTTAGGTGGGCATTATATGTTCGTCACCCTTGCACCAGGGACAAACTTCAGCATCGTCTTTAAACAATCACAAAATCCCAGCCTCGTTTCCCTTACGGATATCGCTTCTATGGCACGCGTTGAAGGCACGCTTCCCATAGGTGCCAACCCCATCAACATCCCCGACCTTGAGCTTAGTATCGATCTCAACGATATGCTTTTCGGCTTACAGGCACCTGTCGATGGAGCAGCATATTCTGCATCCGTCATCAGCTCGTCCAATCCACTCCAGTTTTCCTGGTCTCTGTATAGCAATGGAGGCGCATACCATGTTGAAGTAGGTCCATCTGGCAGCGAGCAACCCGTTTGGACATCCAGCTTGCTGGCCTCCACCAGCTACATGTGGGACGGCACGTTGGATAATGGCAACCACATCTCTCAGGGAACCTACTGGTGGCGGGTATCCGTTACAAGATCACTGGCGAATTATATCGAAACCATCTATACCCAACCGTTCGACCTCTTGTTCAACCCCTGAGGTCGTTTTTAATCACCTTCAGTGCATGGGTGCCTCGACGGGCACCCATGTTTTTTTTAATCATTGAGGATGGACAACCACTGACCGGCTTGCTTAAAATTGCCCACCTTGTAGACATACCACATTTTGAATTATAATGCCCGCAGCCTCCTCAAAGTCTAATAGGATAAATATGCCCAAGAATGGTTGGATAGCGTGTATTATTGTTGTGATTGTCCTCGGGTGTGTGTCAATTTTCTGCCTGACAGCCAGCTTGATCGGTATTGCACGGTATATTTCCATCGCCCCCACTTACCACTTCGATATTACATCATTCCCGGTTGAAGATAGCTTACCAACCTCGACGCCGTTAGTTGTTCGTCCGTCCCCAATACAGCCACAGCCGACAACTGGATTACAGGAAATCCCTCAAGGTTCTCAAAATCCAGGCAATACCCCTGCTCCGCATGTGGATTCACGACCTGTTAGCGTCACCACCGAAACCCGTGATGCCCTCAAGATTGCTTCGATCCCCATCAATGACCCAGCCGATCTCGCCCATCGCTTGCTAGGTTTGGATGATTTATCAACTACCTCCACACCCCCTCCTGGTTTCTTTTCTGTTGGTGACCAACAGGAATTCTGGGTGGGGAACGATGAGTCGGACAATTTTAAGGTCAGTGCCACCTTACGCTATGTCACCGATCATGCTTATTTTTGGATCGAAAATGGTGTTAGATACCGTGAGCGTGACCTGAAAGCCCTGGCAAATGCATTTGAGGATCGGATATACCCTACCAACCGAGCCTTCTTTGGCAGTGAATGGACCACCGGGATAGATGGTGACCCGCATATCTATATCCTTTATGCTCGTGAGCTCGGTGATGAAAATGCCGGTTATTTTTCGTCGTCCGATGAATATCCTCCCCAGGTCAATGAGTATTCCAATGCTCATGAGATCTTTATGGTTAATGCCGATAACTCCCCCCTGGATGATCA is from Anaerolineales bacterium and encodes:
- a CDS encoding glycosyl transferase family 2; this translates as MIDLSICIPTLNASAYLRSCLVSIRAQPGLSWLETSSDESSQHSVDTPDANKRLTAEVIVVDNASTDDTLDMLAVEFPAARLVKNSRNLGFTRPVNQALQVSQGRYMLLLNPDTIVLPGAINALVDYMETHPEVGICGPKVLNRDGTLQKACKRGVSRPWAAFSYFSGLSALFPRSKFFGGYLLNYLDEDEIHEVDGISGSCMLIRRSVLDQVGFLDEVFFAYQEDADYCFQVKKAGWKVVYLPVAQIIHFGGQGGSRAQPYKSIFEWHRSYYLYYRKNLASDYFFLFNWFYYGLMGVKLLISLVANALRSNKYAGPRRS